From Bradyrhizobium sp. 4:
AGAGGCGGAGGGGTGCTAATTCCGTGCGCAGCCAGCAGAATGCGCAGCGAAGCCAACTCCGCCAGCACGATCTCGAGCTTACGCGCGATCTCGTCCATCTGGTCGAAGCGCTGCCGGGGCCGCGTCACGACAGGCCCGCCCGTGCGATAAGCCACATCCTGGATTCGTGTGAAATGCGATCGACGAACTGGCGCGCCAAAGCGGGATGAGCGTGAGCCAACTCACCTGGCCAAGCAAACCACTGCGCGGGCAATATCAACACATGCAAAATGGGAGACGCGGCATTTATTGCCCTCGAGACTACACCTTGGTGATGTAGTCGAAAGAATCTCATGCGCGTAAGAGCCACTTGAGCCATAAGAGCGGCCTGACAAATGCATCCGGCTGCGGTGCTCATGGGCCTCGGTGTTGCCATTTATTGCATGGTCAAGGGCGAACTGCTTGGAATCGGCTCACCATCAGTGCTCCGCCGCCATGAGCTCGGAGTGAATCGCAGTTGCTGTGTTGAGGCAGGCATCCAGTGACAGAGATCCAAAGGCGAGCTGACAAAGGAGATAGTTGGCGCCTGCCTCTTCCACGTGATCGAGAAGAGTTTGGCGCACCGAAGCGCGGGATCCGACAACGCACAGTTCACTCTCAATTGCGGCATCCAAGGTTAGGGGCAGGTTGGATGGAGGCGGGATGTCATTGAGGTCGTACAAGAACTTAAAGCTCTTGAGCCAGGTTTCGTAGGCTGGCGCGGCGAGGGAGCGGGCGGCTGCTTCAGAGCTGGCAATTACGACCATGCGGAGTAATGCGAGAAATGGTGCTGAACCGTTGGTGTCATACTTCGCGTTTCCATGAGCGCGATAGCGATCTGTTACTTTGCGAACGGCAGAAGAGGGTCCCATGCACGCCAGATTAGCGCCATTCGCCGCCGCCCAATGCGCGGACTCTGGCCGATTTGTAGCAATCCATGTCGGGGGACAAGGACGCTGGTGAGGTGAAAGCGTCAAAGGAACGTCGCTCAGCGCAAAATGTTGCCCTTTGTACGAGAGCGGGCCGCCATTCATCGCGTTAACGAAGATTTGGGAAGCTTCCTCGTAACGGCTAGAGGCAACATCGGCTCCAACCCCAAAATAGCTCAGTTCGATCGGGAGGGAGCCGCGACCAAGGCCGACCTCGACTCTGCCGCTGCTCAGGTGATCCAACATGCAGATCTCCTCGAATGCCCGCAACGGGTGGTAGAGGTTGAGCAGCATGACCAACGGACCAACGCGAAGTCGCCGTGTGCGTTGTATGACGCTTGACAGAAACAAGTTCGGCGATGGACCGCGTCCATGGGGGGTGCAATGATGCTCTGCCAGATGATAGGCATAGAAACCGAGCCGGTCGTAGGCCTCCACCAGCGCGAGGCGGTCCGCGTATTGCCTGGCGATATCGGGACCGTCCTCGTCAAGATGATCAAAAATGCCGCAGGTCAGGTTTGAGGGAAGAACGTTTCTCACTCAGTTATCTCCTATAGAGAGGACCGGAGTCCGCTAGGTTTTTGGGATTCA
This genomic window contains:
- a CDS encoding LLM class flavin-dependent oxidoreductase, with protein sequence MRNVLPSNLTCGIFDHLDEDGPDIARQYADRLALVEAYDRLGFYAYHLAEHHCTPHGRGPSPNLFLSSVIQRTRRLRVGPLVMLLNLYHPLRAFEEICMLDHLSSGRVEVGLGRGSLPIELSYFGVGADVASSRYEEASQIFVNAMNGGPLSYKGQHFALSDVPLTLSPHQRPCPPTWIATNRPESAHWAAANGANLACMGPSSAVRKVTDRYRAHGNAKYDTNGSAPFLALLRMVVIASSEAAARSLAAPAYETWLKSFKFLYDLNDIPPPSNLPLTLDAAIESELCVVGSRASVRQTLLDHVEEAGANYLLCQLAFGSLSLDACLNTATAIHSELMAAEH